GTGCGGTACCGCGACATGGCCACAGATGCGGTACCGCGACTTGGCCACAGATGCGGTACCGCGACTTGGCCACAGATGCGGTACCAAGTACTGTCAATATTAATGAGGTACCAGGCTTCGACTACgctattggtactggtaatggctcgaaagaacCTCCACTTACGGCCTATTCATTTCCGTGTCACCTTTAGGATGACTTAATCTTTATTACTCACCATCTGCAGTCCTGCTCTTGGATTGGACTGGCGGGTACACGAACCCCATcccccagatctccagtatcagctattgatacagataatggctccaaagagcctccacttacgggctcaccatagcccgtgctacttggaactttttagttctaagtagctgaatctaaaacaacaaagcaACAGCTTCGACTACTAATGGTGCTGGGGCCCTACCACCACGAGTAGGGGGCTCCATGTGCCCGGATAATACTGCAGTTCTCACAAATGAAAGAGAAAGGGTCTAGTCAGCAAATGCGCGTCGTGTGTGaagttcttttgttttgttttgttttaattcATAGACAGGACGGGTGACGGTTGGATTAATGAGCAGTTGGCCACtgtttatgaggacggcctgCAGGTGTCTCTGTGGGATGGACTGCTGCCTTAATGCTTCCAGCGCGTTGCACCATCGTCACACCGCCTCACTAGACTCTGCATGGTGCTTCACTAACACACAGTGTGCTACCCCCTCACCCCAGGCACCAGCCGTCACCCTTGAAGGCTCACATTGTCTCCCCTCATGAGTGTGAGCTCCGGCAATACTCGTCCCTGTCAGCGCCCTCacatacaccagccaccacttcaTCATACCTGCCCAAGTGCGGTCTGCACTctcctaatatttaaaaaaacaCTGAAAACCTTTTTCATTCTCATCCCACGGTCGTGGTGGGTTCCCATTTCGTCTTGGCCTCTTGAAGCAAAACCTATTTCTCGTCTCCGGCGCGAACTCACGACCCAAGGGATGTCTTGCTTCGCTTCCCAGACTCTCGTAAACTCTCTGATATGGTTTTCAGGagatttatctttatctttatatttacaatgaattagtgagacaaatgtgtatcagtgatcctactcaaatcgccctttaattgatcaaaaatggatctaagttcatGGATCTTTAattgatagatcaattaaagagcgatttgagtaggatcactgATAcaaatttgtctcactaattcattgtaaattatacatatatgtccaatacttgtcctgtaaatcactccttctgaagaataTAATAAtatgcgaaagtacttaaggaaattcctgtttcaattcttcctccgtgatctgacactgtcacatttttaatcacgtctttatttttcgtgatttacacacacacacacacacacacacatatatatatatatatatatatatatatatatatatatatatatatatatatatatatatatatatatatatatatatatatgtgtgtgtgtgtgtgtgtgtgtgtgtgtgaacaggtTCACTGTTTGTTTGAACGTTTGTTTCACTGAACGTGTTTACACTGAACGTGTAAACACGTTTACACATGTTTACAGTGTCGTTAAACACTAGAGGGTCCAGGGTCGTCAACCCAACTTGACGCTCATGGGAACGAGATTGATTTGGTGACTAATGGCAGGCCATCTTGTGAGCGCCGGCAGACACGCATCCACGATTTTGTTATTGTtgtgaagtaaaaaaaaaaggtcTGAAACTTATAGCTCTAGCGCCTTAACTGCCTTGCCGATTTCGATAATAATATGTCATAAAAGGATGATGTATCTATGAGAGAATGTGATGGTAATGGCGTTGGGATTGAACTCACGTTCCTGGACCGCCCAGTAACTCCCACTACTGATCAACCTGTCCTATCAACCCATAAATCGCATTTTGAACGCTATGGTCACAACGTACAAAGTACAATGATAAGTGGCGGATAAGtgacgttttctatgcgtggGTAAGTGCTTCCCCGGCAGGTCGGGcagcaccaggggccagattcacgaaagcacttacgcaagcacttacgaacgtgtacatctttcctcaatctttgacgactttggttacatttattaaacagtttacaagcatgaaaactatccattcaactgttgctattgttatcaacagcttcctggtgcttcagagctcattaactgtttaataattggaaacaaagccgccaaagattgagaaaagatggacaggttcgtaagtgcttgcgtaagttctttcgtgaatctggccccaggtctccaCCAGGTGATTGCAGCACCAGGTCCACCAGGTGATTGAAGCACCAGGTCTCCACCAAGTGGTTGCTGCACCAGGTCCACCAGGTGGTTGCTGCACCAGGTCCACCAGGTGGTTGCTGCACCAGGTCCACCAGGTGATTGCTGCACCAGGTCCACCAGGTGGTTGCAGCACCAGGTCCACCAGGTGATTGCAGCACCAGGTCTCCACCAGGTGATTGCAGCACCAGGTCCACCAGGTGGTTGCTGCACCAGGTCCACCAGGTGGTTGCTGCACCAGGTCCACCAGGTGATTGCTGCACCAGGTCCACCAGGTGGTTGCAGCACCAGGTCCACCAGGTGGTTGCTGCACCAGGTCCACCAGGTGGTTGCTGCACCAGGTCCACCAGGTGATTGCTGCACCAGGTCCACCAGGTGGTTGCAGCACCAGGTCTCCACCAGGTGATTGCAGCACCAGGTCTCCACCAGGTGATTGCAGCACCAGGTCTCCACCAGGTGATTGCAGCACCAGGTCTCCACCAGGTTACCTCAATGCTCAGCACTTGTTCACTCCTATAATTTATCCATCTGGTTCTCACTCTCGTAAAACAGACAGGGAAAAAAAAAGGTATTTTTTATTCCCCAAACCTGTTTCACATAATTTGGCTAGTTCCTTTCACGTCTGCGAGCTCATCCATCGCGGGGTGCTCGTCTTCACCGCCGTCTGAGCGCCAGTTAAGCACTGCTTTTGGGCAGTTGCTTTTGCTGGCGAATTGAGCATCTCGTCTCCGCCCCTCCTCCCACACGTGCAATGCGTGGGAGAAGAGGCGCCTCCCATCcacaataaggataatacagggtTGGAGAAAggtgatatatatatgtttgggCTAGTCGGCACGAGGCTCTGAATTGCAGGGTAGTTAAGAGATCTGTTTAGTTTGCCAAAGTTTTTTTTCGGACCGTGTATAGGACAAGGCTGAGCACATTAGCAAATCAAATTAACATTTAACGCGAAACTGAAGGGGTACCATATCAACCTTAAACTTTATTGTAGGTATAAAGAAATAGGTAATAGTACCTATATGCTTACAGCCCATTGAGAACCCTGCAAACAAAATATAAAATCTTAAAGCTTTCTACCTGTGATGGGAATTACAGCAAACAAATTCTTAAgtaacacacagtgtaacactcaCACGGCGACATTAGTAACCAGAATTATACCTGGCGGACCCTCACAGACGTTTAACTGACTCCTGAGTGACCCGCGCCTGACCCTTGGGGCTGACCCCACTTGACTTCCCCACTGACCTAAGAATACACCACGACTACCACAAAAAAAAACTTAAGACCTTAGCTGGTCAGATAACAGATGAGAAGCTGGCCCCCCTTGAGTACCATACCATCTCCCTGACCCCTGTGTGACCCCCTGAGTGACCTGAGGGCAGCGGGGAGAAAAATAGTGTTCCATTCCCCCGCCACCCATCCCCTGGAGGAGCCTGGGCGAGCCTAGCCAGCACAGTCCACTCTTACTTTCCCATGCCGTAAGTCAGGCTCAGATCGTCAACAATTAGGTGTGCATGGTATTATCTCAGCCGTCAGGGAGGTGGCCGGTCACGCACGACCACGCTGGAGACGTCAagggggtggtgaaggggggggggggtaagggggttAAGGGGGGGTTGGAGTTAAGAGTTAAGGGCTGAGCCCTGAGCAACAGAGCTCCGGAGAACAGAGCTCCAGGCACGGACAAGGATATGGGAGGCGGCAGTGGGGTTCGCCAAGACATTAACAATGTTTTAAACCTCCTTGAGCGatataacaaaaacaaaataatgcTCCATAGCATTACCATGTCGATGTAACATGCTCCACGCGCCTTATCGCCGGCCGTGACCAAGCCTGCCGGTGAACATCAAAAAACATCAAATATATAATCGAGTTTGTAAAAATAAAAAGAGGGAAAACAAAAATGATAAAATCCCCGCCGAAGAACAggaataaggaggaggaggaggaggaggacgggtgGTTGGAGACTCGTGAAATATTAGACGCAGGCGGCGGGCCGACCAGGTCGGGCCCCGGCAGCGTGTACATCGCCAAATGCGTGAGGGAATCACAACCAGATTTTCATTGTGAGCATCGTGTTGCGTGTCACCGTGATGAATGGCGACCACTCGGCTTACACCGCAGCCAAGACCATGAAAGCAAATGGTAGATGATCAACGCAATAAATCTTTTCTGAAAGGACTGAAGAGCACCGTAAATAACGAGGCGAATAAAATCTCGTACACTATGAATGCACCAGTTTAACGATGCAAGCAACAGAAATAATAGAAAATAAAATCAAGAGTGATTTATCAAGAACATTTTCCAGCTATTGGCCCGGGTCATAATGTTCCACGTGTAATGCCTCGTTCTCTTCGTCATCTGGTTCTTAACCAACCACAAGGGTCAATACTTCCTGACTAAGCATGGGACCAGTGGCGCCGGCGCCAGGAGAGTCAAGTGGTGGATGTGAAGATCGCTCATATTGGCTCCGCGTAGAGTCATTATTCCTCTATCATTATTGGAGATTTCAACGCGACAACAAGTAGGGATCCTATGCACGTCTGCGCGTCTTGGCCTTACTCTATCCTATTGTTTACTGGAAAACTATGGATCAGTAGTGCCAGCTGAGCCGATGACCCAGGTGCCGTGGGTCCAGAAGGTGCCATTGCGCAGCGAAAGAACTTCAGCGTCCATATACAGGCGGGAACATCGTGCAACACAAGTCTTGATAGCTAGGTTTCGCCCGGAGACGCCAAGTGCTAATAACACAGCTGTTGGCGTAGTGGATAGAAACCATCCTCCCGTCCGCCCCAatgagaacaccccccccccgcccccactgGATTGAGCCCCTCTTCATTCATCAGGAACTGAAAGACATGGCTGGAAATCAATTAGTGGATCATGTTCTGGGAACAGCAGAGGCAAGAATGAAGATGAGCTGTGGGAAGGAAGGACTCTAACGTCAGAGTGTGTGTGAGTTATATCATCCAGTGGAAACACAAAACAGGCTCCGACTGCGGAACTGATGCATTGTTCAAAACCCCGACCTGACGCTTGGCTTCCACTCGAGAGCCCACCTGACGCTTGGCTTCCACTCGGGAGCCCACCTGACGCTTGGCTTCCACTCGGGAGCCCACCTGACACTTGGCTTCCACTCGGGAGCCCACCTGACACTTGGCTTCCACTCGGGAGCCCACCTGACATTTGGCTTCCACTCGGGAGCCCACCTGACACTTGGCTTCCACTCGGGAGCCCACCTGACGCTTGGCTTCCACTCGGGAGCCCACCTGACACTTGGCTTCCACTCGGGAGCCCACCTGACACTTGGCTTCCACTCGGGAGCCCACCTGACACTTGGCTTCCACTCGGGAGCCCACCTGACACTTGGCTTCCACTCGGGAGCCCACCTGACACTTGGCTTCCACTCGGGAGCCCACCTGACACTTGGCTTCCACTCGGGAGCCCACCTGACGCTTGGCTTCCACTCGGGAGCCCACCTGACGCTTGGCTTCCACTCGGGAGCCCACCTGACGCTTGGCTTCCACTCGGGAGCCCACCTGACACTTGGCTTCCACTCGGGAGCCCACCTGACACTTGGCTTCCACTCGGGAGCCCACCTGACACTTGGCTTCCACTCGGGAGCCCACCTGACACTTGGCTTCCACTCGGGAGCCCACCTGGCACTTGGCTTCCACTCGGGAGCCCACCTGGCACTCGGGGACCAACTTGATGGCAATGGTGTTAGGTTCAAGTCCCATAACCTGGCATCACACCTTAGTTTTCTTACTGTTTTTTGGCGTCTTGTGAGAATCTTTAGTATTTTTCAGTGTTCTTCGTGTACTGTGAGTGGGTTCCACGTTAGTGCTGGCTACTGTTGGAATGCTCTCACCTTAAGCTACATataatgcagacgatgagtcgcaataacgtggctgaagtatgttgaccagaccacacactagaaggtgaagggacgacgacgtttcggtccgtcctggaccattctcaagtcgatctagCTACATATAATGTTCTAAGCTGCTACTACTTCAGATTTCTACGGACCATGCATACGTTTACCAGGGTCATGATTCATCAGCTTACGAAGTTGATGAATCTTCGAAGCTGATCACTAAGatgattattgttataaacaaccccgtagtgcttcgcagctcattaactggttaacaaatgtaaacaaagcctcaatgattgaggaaagatgtagaggtttcgtaagtggtcgcATGTAAGTTTTAATGACTCCTAGCGACCCGATTTGTAGATGCTTACGGTCACCTGATTTATGTGCACCTCCGGAAGGATATTTATTATGTGCACGTCTAGGCCTCCCTTATCTGTAGGCCGTAGACACCTTGTCCTCAAGCTGACGTCTTTTGGATATTCTACTTAGTTATTGACGTTCCTTTTGCATTTTCTGGGATTGAACTCCATTAGCCACGTCAAATCGTTCTTGTAGCTTTTTGATGTCATTTTGCAGTATTCTGAAGTCTTCCTTTTATGCATTCATAGTACTTAGATAGAGGGTATACTAATTATCTTGTATGATAATCAGTGTATTCATTCATATACTGATACTGTGTGAATGAAGGAATTCCCAGTTAATATACATTTAATACCCACAGTTAATATCCACTTAATAATCTCACATCGTTAATCGATGTTTTGGCGGATGGTTCTTTGTGTAGTTGGGTATATAATCCCGAACTCTTTTATcattcttctgtacttcctcgatAATGTGTTGAAACACGAAAACGTTCGCAACTTTCGTTTCAATTTCCTAGTGGATACTTAcgcataattatataatatatatatatatatatatatatatatatatatatatatatatatatatatatatatatatatatatatatatatatatatatatatatatatgtgtgtgtgtgtgtgtgtgtggaggagtgtgtgagtgtattcacctagttgtgcttgcgggagttgagctgtgctcttttggcccgcctctcaactgtgcgtgcgtgcgtgcgcgcgcgcgtgtgtgtgtgtgtgtgtgtgtgtgtgtgtgtgtgtgtgtgtgtgtgtgtgtgtgtgtgtgtgtgtgtgtgtgtgtgtgtgcgtgtgcgcgcgcgcgctgaCTAGTAAGGGAAGGGGTGTGTCGAACCAGCCTCCAGTGTTTGTACATTGTGTACGACCAGAATGGTGCCACGACAGCCGATTGGAGCAGGCTACAACCCTCCCAACAGGGCAGGCAGCTCACTACCCCCGGCACGGTCCACGACCCACCAGAGACGTAACTGTCTTAGTTCAGCAACCTACATTTTCCGAAATCACTAGGTCACgagagggcgctccagtggagccTCCTCCCACAGGATTCTGGGTTAGTCAACCTTGGCATTAGGGGAGagcaggctccccccccccccacccatgcaACTCCCTCAGGGACACGGCCTGCATCCCCTTCAGGGCTTCAAGCTATTAACAGTAGACATCTCCATTGTAACAAGACATGGATCCACACGcacctctactgctgctgctgctgctcctagtGGAAGAATCAGGGGTCTCCATCAGAGGGAATTGTGGATACGCCCGGAGGGGTTCCTATAGgctgctgatgatgatgatggagcCTCCTGTGTTCCCTCTCGAGATGTATCTTCCACCTCTAGATAACTTTAGGTGGGTGTCCCATGATCACCACTAGGGAGCACGGGGTAGGGAGCACGAGGGCTCCACGCTACTATAGGTGTGGGCCTCGAGGACATTAGAGGCAGGAGTGTGACCACAAGTGTCCGGGCCCCCCAAAACTACTGCCTGTGACAATATCAAAGACGGAATCCAGGCTTTCGTCTTTTGACGGAATGTCTGTGTCGATTTCTTCCGATAAAAAATAAGAATTCAAAATGGAAGCCCAGAAGCAGCGTCACAGTTATGTAATATAtcataaataattaattataactttATCACATTAGGGTCTGATATCTTTGCTATCAGGTCCCCCCGAGGTCTATACTGATAAAAGAACACAACCCTCAATAAAAAGCGAGATTGTGATAGGAAATCATTTCGATTAAGTTAGTAGAATACGCTACAAATCATAGATACTTGATCCTTCGATAATTTAGAAAATATTGAACATTTGTTGCAATCTTCACGTTACGGGGGTAAAAAAAATAACTTTTAAAATTCGTTTCAATGTGTTTTTATGAAGATCTTTTTGTGGGTAACAGATCAATATTTTATTAAGCAATATTTGCAAACTCCTTCATGCAGAATAATCAGCAAATTAGCCACGAAGTCAAGAGGAGAATGGACGGCAGAGCGAGTCGTGACCACTGCCCTTCTTCGCCGGACTGATTGTTGAATGATAATGTACATAAGTTTTACCACGAAATATTTGTCGTGACTTTATCTTATAGTTAAGTTTACACTGATTTCATTAAAAATGTTAGGGTTAAGTTTACGCTGATTTCATCAAAGATTTTAGAGTTAAGTTTACATTGATTTCACTAAAAAAATTTAGAGTTAAGtttacattaatttcatcaaagattttatagtttacattaatttcatcaaagaTTTTATAGTTTACATTAATTTCATTAAAGATTTTATAGTTAAGTTTACATTGATTACATCAAAGATTCTAGAGTTAAgtttacgttaatttcatcattaAAGATTTTCAAGAACATAATGCCTGAAGCAACGTTGCTCAGCAACTGAAAGTGAAACATGGTTCGTTCTTCACCCTTGAGTATGACCTGAGGCAGGGCCGCCTGGTTCAGGTAGTGACGTGTCTCCTGAGAGTACTCTATTCCTTTCCTATAATATGAGAATGACCTTGCAGAAGATATAGCGACGCCGCTCTATCAATGTTTAAATATCATGGGCAAGGTTCTGAGGAGGAGGAGTGCAAGAAGCTATGAGAATGTTGCGTAGGTGGATATTTGAAGTAAATTACAGTAAATGCAAGATTATCACTGGGGGGAAAAAATGGCGGAGCGAAGGCCCCATTTCGAAGGGAAACTGCTCCAAGgatcgggagagagagagagagaaagatagggaaagaaagataaatatatgtagcagatatgatagggaaaaatTAGTCGGGagtagcgcgcgcgcgcgcacacacgcatacacacacacacacacacacacacacacacacacacacacacacacacacacacacacacacacacacacacacacacacacacacacatagtatatatataaatctgcAATAGATCTCCTCTtcgtgggagaggaaattcttcaggagtcagaaaaagaaagacttgggggttgatatcacgccagacctgtctcctgcagcccatatcaagagaataacatcagcggcatatgccaggctggccaacatacgaacggcattcagaaacttgtgtaaagaaccattcagaactttgtataccacatatgtcaggccaatcctggagtatgcagccccagcatggagtccatatctagtcaaggataagactaaactggaaaaggttcaaaggtttgccaccagactagtacccgagctgagaggtatgagctacgaggagagactacgggaattaaacctcacttcgctgaaagacagaagagttagagggacatgatcaccacattcaagattctgaagggaattaagagggtagataaagacaggctatttaacacaaggagcacacgcacaaggggacacaggtggaaactgagtgcccaaatgagccacagagatattagaaagaacttttttagtgtcagagtggttgacaaatggaatgcattaggaagcgatgtggtggaggctgactccatacacagtttcaagtgtagatatgataagagtccagtaggctcaggaatctgtacacctgttgattgacggttgagaggcgggaccaaagagccagagctcaaccccggcaaacacaactaggtgagtacacaatggtGAGCGCAGTCGACTCACAAGCGAATGttcctgggtttgattcccagacAGAACGATAAGTTTGAGAAcggtttccttacacctgatgccgctgttcacctagcactaaattGTTACCCGcgagttaggtaactgttgtgggatgcatcCTGCAGAAGATCAGGCGTTGGCTAGGAGTAAATCTATAAGCCTAAAGGACTTCATGTCCCTGACAAAAGATGGCGCAAACAGCAGAAAAACCCGCAATAGACCAATAGGATCATGGGGATCAATAGGGAtcgcgcttcatgcaggtcggcgttcaatccccgaccgtccaagtggttgggcaccattccttccccctcgttccatcccaaatccttatcctgaccccttccaagtgctatattgtcgtaatggcttggtgctttcccccgataactccgcccccccccctcctatttatatccaatcACTCATTCCTATAAGCCTAACGTATCatatacgttaggcttatatcaaggtcccttccccccccccctccccgaggtcAAATTACAGACctgccccaagatgcagccctcccacaactgttgcctaactcctggggtacctatttactgataggtgaacagatgcattaggtgacaggaaacgtgcccaatccTTTCTATCCCTTCCCGATTGAGCGT
The sequence above is drawn from the Procambarus clarkii isolate CNS0578487 chromosome 49, FALCON_Pclarkii_2.0, whole genome shotgun sequence genome and encodes:
- the LOC138351385 gene encoding ribosome-binding protein 1-like; this encodes MGLEPNTIAIKLVPECQVGSRVEAKCQVGSRVEAKCQVGSRVEAKCQVGSRVEAKCQVGSRVEAKCQVGSRVEAKRQVGSRVEAKRQVGSRVEAKRQVGSRVEAKCQVGSRVEAKCQVGSRVEAKCQVGSRVEAKCQVGSRVEAKCQVGSRVEAKCQVGSRVEAKRQVGSRVEAKCQVGSRVEAKCQVGSRVEAKCQVGSRVEAKCQVGSRVEAKRQVGSRVEAKRQVGSRVEAKRQVGVLNNASVPQSEPVLCFHWMI